One genomic segment of Coffea arabica cultivar ET-39 chromosome 6e, Coffea Arabica ET-39 HiFi, whole genome shotgun sequence includes these proteins:
- the LOC140009294 gene encoding V-type proton ATPase subunit G1-like — translation MDAANRRQIVVRLLLAAEHEAQQIVNAAKTERVRKLTQAKEEAEKEVAGHHREMELEFRKNEAENSGELRAIMKRLEQETEGKINHLQMEAASVRNGIVSMLFKHATTVIT, via the exons ATGGACGCAGCCAACAGGCGCCAAATTGTTGTTCGATTACTTCTGGCTGCAGAACATGAAGCTCAGCAAATTGTGAATGCTGCCAAAACTG AGAGAGTACGCAAACTTACACAAGCCAAGGAAGAGGCTGAAAAGGAGGTAGCTGGACATCATAGAGAAATGGAGCTCGAGTTCCGAAAGAACGAGGCAGAG AATTCCGGAGAATTGAGAGCCATCATGAAGCGCCTCGAACAAGAAACAGAAGGAAAGATCAATCACCTGCAAATGGAGGCTGCGAGTGTGCGCAATGGAATTGTCTCCATGCTTTTTAAGCATGCCACAACTGTTATAACTTAA